TGTCAGCCCCGCATCCATCTAGATCAAGCTCCCAACCCGCCCTCGTCACTGGTTAACAGACATCCTCTGCCTCGAACCAGCTTGGCAGGTAGGGCTGCGGTGCGCTCTGACCGACCCCGCGGACGGCACGACCTATCCGGTGGACGTCACCGTCGACTCCGTCGACGGTGCGAACACGGCCTTCAGTTTCGAGCTCGGTGAACCCGTTGACGCATAGTCGTGTCCGCGAGCTCCCGGGGCGTCGGTCAGCGGAAAAGCAATCGCTTGACAGCAATATAACGTTCTGGCGATAGTCGAGTTGTGGAACCTGTGATCTGGGCCGCGGTGGGTGACCCGCACCGCCGCCGGGTACTCGAGCTGCTTCGGGCCGGTCCCCGGCCGGTCCATGAACTGGTCGAGCAGCTGGGGCTGAGCCAGCCCGGGGTGTCCAAGCACCTGCGGATCCTGCGCGAGGCCGGGCTCGTCACCGTCCGGCCCGACGGGCAGCGCCGGCTCTACCTGCTGGAGCCCGCGCCGCTGCGGGAGTTCGCGCGCTGGCTCGAGCCGTTCCGGGCCTACTGGGACGACCGCCCGGACGACCTGGAACACCGCTGAGCCTCGACGTCTCCGTCTCCGGCTACCAGGTCGTCGCCGATCAGGTCCATGAGCAGCCCATCGTGGAAGACCCCGTCCGGCCCGCGCTCGTACCCGCGCA
The Parafrankia discariae DNA segment above includes these coding regions:
- a CDS encoding ArsR/SmtB family transcription factor gives rise to the protein MIWAAVGDPHRRRVLELLRAGPRPVHELVEQLGLSQPGVSKHLRILREAGLVTVRPDGQRRLYLLEPAPLREFARWLEPFRAYWDDRPDDLEHR